One segment of Gadus chalcogrammus isolate NIFS_2021 chromosome 8, NIFS_Gcha_1.0, whole genome shotgun sequence DNA contains the following:
- the LOC130387621 gene encoding UPF0489 protein C5orf22 homolog translates to MSSSTQKRVYAKLPVCIVEDHNDVVSHIYRAIASKHLPMRNIKMIHLDSHPDLLIPVNMSADVVFDKDSLIDQLSIENWIMPMVYADHVSSVAWLHPPWAQQIQEGEHRMAVGKDSSTTTIRVTSKDDYFLSDGLYVPEEQLENPKALTLNVVLVNPAPRSHAAHTETDALRWQPKKPRSDSQGTDCPFPPGSSGLDCAAVLQPAGGDSGPADKGSPGYVVNTLLSVVKETDPYILDVDLDFFSCKNPFKELYTQEEYAILQLYGFRRPSATASEEAIGECVELRVHQLEDLEAAFADLLEDDAHETVLRWAANPGMAPLAQLVSSLKARDQSPDYEMVHQAGLTCDYSELPHHISTDEEIDGLLLAVEQILTALPKPTLVTMSRSSLDEYCPVEQVDSIQNKVLSVLEGLYGQLEVRQTYDSPPVDTQEGQLAIL, encoded by the exons ATGAGTTCCTCCACGCAGAAGAGGGTATACGCAAAGTTGCCCGTTTGCATAGTTGAGGATCATAACGAC GTGGTGAGTCACATCTATCGTGCGATAGCATCAAAACACCTTCCGATGAGGAACATCAAGATGATCCATTTAGACTCCCATCCCGATCTGCTTATCCCTGTCAACATGTCTGCTGACGTCGTCTTTGACAAGGACTCTTTAATTGA CCAGCTGAGTATAGAGAACTGGATCATGCCCATGGTCTATGCAGACCATGTGTCCTCTGTGGCCTGGCTTCACCCTCCCTGGGCCCAGCAGATCCAAGAAGGAGAGCACCGTATGGCCGTGGGAAAGgattcctccaccaccaccatcag GGTGACCAGCAAGGACGACTACTTCCTGAGCGACGGTCTGTACGTTCCCGAGGAGCAGCTGGAGAACCCCAAGGCCCTGACGCTGAACGTGGTGCTGGTCAACCCCGCGCCGAGGAGCCACGCGGCGCACACAG AGACGGACGCACTGCGGTGGCAACCCAAGAAACCCCGGTCGGACAGCCAGGGAACAGACTGCCCTTTTCCTCCGGGGTCCTCCGGCTTGGACTGCGCTGCCGTGTtacagccagcagggggcgacagCGGACCAGCTGATAAAGGATCACCTGGCTATGTCGTCAACACATTGTTGTCCGTGGTCAAGGAGACGGATCCGTACATACTGGATGTTGATCTGGATTTTTTCTCCTGTAAGAATCCTTTCAAAGAGCTGTACACACAG GAGGAGTACGCCATCCTCCAGCTGTACGGGTTCAGGAGACCCAGCGCCACGGCCAGTGAG gAGGCGATCGGTGAGTGTGTGGAGCTCCGGGTCCATCAGCTGGAGGACCTGGAGGCGGCGTTCGCTGACCTGCTGGAGGACGACGCCCACGAGACGGTGCTGCGCTGGGCCGCCAACCCCGG CATGGCTCCCCTCGCCCAGCTGGTGTCTAGTCTGAAGGCCAGAGACCAGTCTCCAGATTACGAGATG gtGCATCAGGCCGGCCTTACCTGTGACTACTCTGAGCTGCCTCACCACATCAGCACCGATGAGGAGATCGACGGACTGCTGCTGGCCGTTGAACAGATTCTCACGGCCCTGCCTAAACCAACACTGGTAACCATGTCCAG atccAGTCTAGACGAGTACTGCCCCGTGGAGCAGGTGGACTCCATCCAGAACAAGGTGCTGTCCGTCCTGGAGGGGCTGTACGGACAGCTGGAGGTCCGACAGACCTACGACAGCCCCCCGGTGGACACACAGGAAGGCCAGCTGGCCATCTTGTGA
- the LOC130387646 gene encoding cytochrome c oxidase assembly factor 1 homolog encodes MRISTHKLQQLTIFTTVLTGGGICTMYYLMQKNFAKSEYHRLAVERLENHPEAMEGLGSPPLKVHNIHLSDKDNRIDQNIAKVKIPVTGSKTGGYLYTIASKDPATNGWQLKLATLQLREGQTFDLLTAQSSPLSP; translated from the exons ATGAGAATTTCTACGCATAAACTGCAGCAGCTGACGATCTTCACCACTGTTTTGACCGGTGGAGGAATCTGTACCATGTACTACCTGATgcaga AGAACTTTGCCAAATCTGAATACCATCGCTTGGCTGTGGAACGCCTGGAGAACCACCCCGAGGCGATGGAAGGACTGGGGTCTCCCCCTCTGAAGGTCCACAACATCCACCTGTCGGACAAAGATAACCGCATCGACCAGAACATCGCCAAG GTGAAGATCCCTGTGACGGGATCAAAAACTGGAGGATATCTGTATACAATTGCATCCAAAGATCCTGCTACAAATGG ATGGCAGCTGAAGCTGGCCACGCTGCAGCTCAGGGAAGGACAGACTTTTGATTTGTTAACGGCCCAGAGCAGCCCTCTGTCCCCGTAG